Proteins from a single region of Streptomyces spectabilis:
- a CDS encoding N-acetylmuramoyl-L-alanine amidase: MRGSAHVPESAARRRTVRAAGALASAALLVPLIGAAPAPSAEKPAGPGSLQRAFAAAAAEYDVPQSVLLGVSYLQSRWDAHDGAPSVTGGYGPMHLTDARTALASAPHHSEGDEDPRGDESRATLRPRQVPDDAQLPARLKTLKRAAQLSGIPEGELRRDSAANVRGGAALLAAAQKRLDKPFSDDPADWYGAVAAFSGADEQAGAASYANEVFAVIRDGERRTTDGGQRVTLAPRPGLRPDAAQVERMGLRKAPAAETDCPRSLACEWIPAPYEEFGDNDYGNHDKADRPGSQGIKYIVVHDTEGRWEGVLKLVQDPTYVSWHYTLRSSDGHVAQHVRTKDVAWHAGNWYVNSKSVGLEHEGFLTAPDTWYTEAMYRSSARLVKYLAKRYDIPLDRQHVLGHDTVPGTTAATIRGMHTDPGPYWDWQHYFELLGKPLHRTAGPKGGLVTVAPEFSRNQPEFTGCVKPGEKCVPHGSSAVRVHTEPRDDAPLIKDIGRRPGGEPSTIDVNDMGSRLSTGQRYAVADRQGDWTAVWYLGQKAWFKNPRKQPTAVDARGWTVTPKDGVGEVPVYGRAYPEKEAYPPEVPVQSVSPLPYKLLAGQKYAIGDKVPGEYFYAPTFDLKPHRVVRGKDVYYEIQFGHRVAFVRAADVKVVPSGT; the protein is encoded by the coding sequence TTGCGAGGATCCGCCCACGTTCCCGAATCCGCCGCGCGCAGACGCACCGTGAGGGCGGCGGGCGCCCTCGCGTCCGCCGCTCTGCTGGTGCCGCTCATCGGCGCCGCCCCGGCGCCGTCCGCCGAGAAGCCCGCTGGCCCCGGCTCCCTGCAGCGCGCGTTCGCGGCGGCCGCCGCCGAGTACGACGTGCCGCAGAGCGTGCTGCTCGGCGTCTCCTACCTCCAGTCGCGCTGGGACGCCCACGACGGCGCCCCGAGCGTGACCGGCGGCTACGGCCCGATGCACCTCACGGACGCGCGCACGGCGCTCGCCTCGGCCCCGCACCACAGCGAGGGCGACGAGGACCCGCGCGGCGACGAGTCCCGCGCCACGCTGAGGCCGCGCCAGGTGCCCGACGACGCGCAACTGCCCGCCCGGCTCAAGACGTTGAAGCGCGCCGCACAGCTCAGCGGCATCCCCGAGGGCGAGCTGCGCCGGGACTCCGCGGCGAACGTCCGCGGTGGCGCCGCGCTCCTCGCCGCCGCGCAGAAGCGGCTCGACAAGCCGTTCAGCGACGATCCGGCCGACTGGTACGGGGCGGTCGCCGCGTTCTCCGGCGCGGACGAGCAGGCGGGCGCCGCCTCGTACGCCAATGAGGTCTTCGCCGTCATCCGCGACGGCGAGCGGCGCACGACCGACGGCGGACAGCGGGTGACGCTCGCCCCGCGGCCCGGCCTCAGGCCCGACGCGGCGCAGGTCGAGCGCATGGGCCTGCGCAAGGCGCCGGCGGCGGAGACGGACTGCCCCCGGTCCCTGGCCTGCGAGTGGATCCCCGCTCCGTACGAGGAGTTCGGGGACAACGACTACGGCAACCACGACAAGGCCGACCGGCCCGGCTCCCAGGGCATCAAGTACATCGTCGTGCACGACACCGAGGGCAGGTGGGAGGGCGTCCTCAAGCTCGTCCAGGACCCGACGTACGTGTCCTGGCACTACACGCTGCGCTCGTCCGACGGCCATGTCGCCCAGCACGTGCGCACCAAGGACGTCGCCTGGCACGCGGGCAACTGGTACGTGAACTCGAAGTCCGTCGGCCTGGAGCACGAGGGCTTCCTCACGGCGCCCGACACCTGGTACACGGAGGCGATGTACCGTTCGTCGGCGCGCCTGGTGAAGTACCTCGCCAAGCGGTACGACATCCCGCTGGACCGGCAGCACGTCCTCGGCCACGACACCGTGCCGGGCACCACGGCGGCCACCATCCGCGGCATGCACACCGACCCGGGCCCGTACTGGGACTGGCAGCACTACTTCGAGCTGCTCGGCAAGCCGCTGCACCGCACGGCCGGCCCGAAGGGCGGCCTGGTGACGGTCGCTCCCGAATTCAGCAGGAACCAGCCGGAGTTCACGGGCTGCGTCAAGCCGGGCGAGAAGTGCGTGCCGCACGGCTCCAGCGCGGTGCGTGTCCACACCGAGCCCCGTGACGACGCGCCACTCATCAAGGACATCGGCCGCCGCCCGGGCGGTGAGCCGTCCACGATCGACGTGAACGACATGGGCTCGCGCCTGTCCACAGGACAGCGGTACGCGGTCGCCGACCGCCAGGGTGACTGGACGGCCGTGTGGTACCTGGGCCAGAAGGCGTGGTTCAAGAACCCGCGGAAGCAGCCGACGGCCGTCGACGCGCGCGGATGGACGGTGACGCCGAAGGACGGCGTGGGCGAGGTCCCGGTGTACGGCCGCGCCTACCCGGAGAAGGAGGCGTATCCGCCGGAGGTCCCGGTGCAGTCGGTCTCCCCGCTGCCGTACAAGCTGCTCGCGGGCCAGAAGTACGCCATCGGCGACAAGGTGCCCGGTGAGTACTTCTACGCGCCGACGTTCGACCTGAAGCCGCACCGCGTGGTGCGCGGCAAGGACGTCTACTACGAGATCCAGTTCGGTCACCGGGTGGCGTTCGTGCGCGCCGCCGACGTGAAGGTGGTGCCGTCCGGCACCTGA
- a CDS encoding serine hydrolase domain-containing protein gives MIKLLGEHVEHDADQVRGTVAAGFEGVREAFAEVLGEQRHAPEAQLVVHVDGHRVVDLWGGPGTAADTLTGLYSITKGAAHLVVALLVQDGVLDLDRTVASYWPEFGAEGKDRLTLRELLAHRSGAVGVDGGFTLAELADDRLSAARLAGHRPFWEPGTAYGYHAFVIGALTGEVVRRVTGRSLQEVYEERIRAPYGLDFHLGLPEALEERYAQVLPLEPTEEEQRLLLADAAAPDSVPAVAFNQNTTPPTDLVAFANTRAVRALGPASSGGVGTARGVAGMYAAAISEVDGRAPLLAPHTITEFARVSHRGTDVVTGNDDVFGLGFESMSTRYAFLGPEAFGHSGATGSLAFADPASGVAYAYTRRRFGFPSGFGAGLENHRLAEAVARAAKGR, from the coding sequence ATGATCAAGCTGTTGGGGGAACACGTGGAACACGACGCGGACCAGGTGCGGGGGACCGTGGCGGCGGGGTTCGAGGGCGTGCGGGAGGCGTTCGCCGAGGTGCTCGGCGAGCAGCGGCACGCGCCCGAGGCGCAGCTGGTCGTGCACGTGGACGGTCACCGGGTGGTGGACCTGTGGGGCGGGCCCGGCACCGCGGCGGACACGCTGACCGGGCTGTACTCCATCACCAAGGGCGCCGCCCACCTCGTGGTGGCGCTCCTCGTGCAGGACGGGGTCCTCGACCTGGACCGCACGGTGGCCTCCTACTGGCCGGAGTTCGGAGCCGAGGGCAAGGACCGCCTCACCCTGCGCGAGCTGCTCGCGCACCGGTCCGGGGCCGTCGGCGTCGACGGCGGCTTCACCTTGGCCGAGCTGGCCGACGACCGGCTCTCGGCCGCGCGTCTCGCCGGTCACCGGCCGTTCTGGGAGCCGGGCACCGCGTACGGCTACCACGCCTTCGTCATCGGCGCCCTGACGGGCGAGGTGGTGCGCCGGGTCACCGGCCGTTCCCTGCAGGAGGTGTACGAGGAGCGGATCCGCGCCCCGTACGGGCTCGACTTCCACCTCGGCCTGCCCGAGGCGCTGGAGGAGCGCTACGCGCAGGTGCTGCCGCTGGAGCCCACCGAGGAGGAGCAGCGGCTGCTCCTGGCGGACGCCGCGGCCCCGGACAGCGTCCCGGCGGTCGCCTTCAACCAGAACACGACGCCGCCCACCGATCTGGTGGCCTTCGCCAACACCCGTGCCGTGCGCGCCCTCGGCCCCGCGTCGTCCGGCGGCGTCGGCACGGCGCGCGGCGTGGCAGGGATGTACGCGGCCGCGATCAGCGAGGTGGACGGCAGGGCGCCGCTGCTCGCCCCGCACACCATCACCGAGTTCGCCCGGGTCAGCCACCGCGGGACGGACGTGGTCACCGGCAACGACGACGTCTTCGGCCTGGGTTTCGAATCGATGAGCACGCGCTATGCGTTCCTCGGCCCGGAGGCCTTCGGCCACAGCGGCGCGACGGGCTCCCTCGCCTTCGCCGACCCCGCGAGCGGCGTGGCCTACGCCTACACGCGCCGCCGCTTCGGCTTCCCGTCCGGCTTCGGCGCGGGCCTGGAGAACCACCGCCTGGCGGAGGCGGTCGCCCGGGCGGCGAAGGGCCGGTAG
- a CDS encoding PP2C family protein-serine/threonine phosphatase: METRRKWLATAVAAEAAAASVTILAQLPLHALLLAGPMLAAQRLSARTAAALGAAALALTLLGSPPASAHELASVLNIAAVSAWAVVTAHSRVRAERALDDMTRLAVTAQEALAPPLPDRVGHVDLAVHARPADGHARIGGDVHDAVLTAAGPRLLLADVKGHGVQAMRVAAAVLAAFRRTAATEPDPVRLAHALDEHLGPELGPEDFVTLLLVDFHPGEAHIVNCGHPPPLRTGRRLQLLSPPRPSPPLGLRPAPCLQRVHLTPGQRLLLYTDGLTDARDADRAPFPLDAPQCQAALAAPAPHDALRSLTDLLHRHTGGAPLTDDLTLLLAQPAPVPAARVHDASPRSADRSSTA; this comes from the coding sequence GTGGAAACACGGCGAAAGTGGCTCGCCACGGCGGTAGCGGCGGAAGCCGCCGCGGCCTCGGTCACGATCCTCGCTCAGCTGCCCCTGCACGCACTGCTCCTGGCCGGGCCGATGCTGGCCGCCCAACGGCTCTCGGCGCGCACCGCCGCCGCCCTGGGCGCCGCCGCCCTCGCTCTGACACTGCTGGGATCGCCGCCCGCCTCCGCGCACGAGCTGGCCTCCGTGCTGAACATCGCGGCGGTCTCCGCCTGGGCGGTGGTGACGGCGCACTCCCGCGTGCGCGCCGAGCGCGCGCTGGACGACATGACCCGACTTGCCGTCACCGCGCAGGAGGCACTGGCCCCTCCGCTGCCCGACCGCGTCGGTCACGTCGACCTCGCCGTGCACGCCCGCCCCGCCGACGGGCACGCCCGCATCGGCGGCGACGTCCACGACGCCGTGCTCACCGCCGCGGGCCCGCGCCTGCTGCTCGCCGACGTCAAGGGCCACGGCGTCCAGGCGATGCGGGTGGCCGCCGCGGTCCTGGCCGCCTTCCGGCGCACCGCCGCCACCGAACCCGACCCGGTCCGGCTCGCCCACGCCCTCGACGAACACCTCGGCCCCGAACTCGGCCCGGAGGACTTCGTCACCCTGCTGCTCGTCGACTTCCACCCCGGCGAGGCCCACATCGTCAACTGCGGTCACCCGCCGCCCCTGCGCACCGGCCGCCGACTCCAGCTGCTCTCCCCGCCCCGGCCCTCACCCCCGCTGGGCCTGCGCCCCGCCCCCTGTCTGCAACGCGTCCACCTGACCCCGGGGCAGCGCCTGCTCCTGTACACCGACGGCCTGACCGATGCCCGCGACGCCGACCGGGCCCCCTTCCCGCTGGACGCCCCGCAGTGCCAGGCCGCCCTGGCCGCGCCCGCCCCGCACGACGCGCTGCGGAGCCTGACCGATCTGCTGCACCGCCACACCGGCGGCGCCCCCCTCACGGACGACCTCACCCTGCTGCTCGCCCAGCCCGCCCCCGTTCCGGCCGCCCGGGTCCACGACGCGTCGCCGAGGTCGGCCGACCGTTCCTCGACGGCGTGA
- a CDS encoding serine hydrolase domain-containing protein: MTGTGPAVSRRATMAVAAGALLAGAAPKAAAAPHGTAAGARGRDALQAGVDAVRATGATGVIAEVQTAHDRTTARAGVADLGSGRPVPWDAYYRIGSDTKTFTSVVVLQLVGEGRLALTDTVERRLPGAIRGNGNDGARITVANLLRQTSGLNDYLAVAEGEFTPEAYRKGRFRTHTPQEQLAAALTKPPRWLPRPDDPAAERRWGYANTNYVVAGLIIEAVTGRPWAQEIHERVIEPLGLRHTLIPGGGAYVPQPTATAYTRFPGSERLTDTTLAAVSGADGGLISTTRDHGVFLRALMGGRLLRPAQLAAMKRTVPADGWIRAKGVRYGLGIAWRPVAGGAGGIWFHGGTHLGVVSESGVTEDGARAVTSATFTLPTEEAQQDAQAAATLRLVNDALREGRGR, encoded by the coding sequence ATGACCGGGACCGGACCGGCGGTGAGCCGACGCGCCACCATGGCGGTGGCCGCCGGGGCCCTGCTCGCGGGCGCGGCCCCGAAGGCCGCGGCAGCTCCGCACGGCACGGCGGCCGGCGCTCGCGGGCGCGACGCTCTCCAGGCCGGTGTCGACGCCGTCCGGGCGACCGGGGCCACCGGGGTCATCGCCGAGGTGCAGACCGCACACGATCGGACCACGGCGCGCGCCGGAGTGGCGGACCTGGGGTCCGGTCGGCCGGTGCCCTGGGACGCGTACTACCGCATCGGCAGCGACACCAAGACGTTCACCTCGGTGGTCGTCCTCCAGCTCGTCGGCGAGGGCAGGCTCGCGCTGACCGACACGGTCGAGCGCCGACTGCCCGGAGCGATCCGGGGCAACGGCAACGACGGCGCCAGGATCACCGTGGCGAATCTGCTGCGTCAGACCAGCGGCCTCAACGACTATCTCGCGGTCGCGGAGGGCGAGTTCACACCGGAGGCCTACCGCAAGGGGCGGTTTCGCACGCACACGCCGCAAGAGCAGTTGGCGGCCGCGCTCACGAAGCCTCCGCGGTGGCTGCCGCGCCCCGACGACCCTGCGGCCGAGCGGCGCTGGGGCTACGCCAACACCAACTACGTCGTCGCGGGCCTGATCATCGAGGCCGTGACGGGCCGCCCGTGGGCGCAGGAGATCCACGAACGCGTCATCGAGCCGCTCGGCCTCCGGCACACGCTGATCCCCGGCGGGGGTGCCTACGTCCCGCAGCCGACGGCGACGGCGTACACGCGGTTCCCCGGCAGCGAGCGCCTGACCGACACCACCCTCGCCGCCGTCAGCGGCGCGGACGGCGGCCTCATCAGTACGACGCGCGACCACGGTGTCTTCCTGCGGGCCCTGATGGGCGGACGGCTGCTGCGTCCGGCGCAGTTGGCGGCGATGAAGCGGACCGTCCCGGCCGACGGCTGGATCCGGGCGAAGGGCGTCCGCTACGGCCTCGGCATCGCCTGGCGGCCGGTGGCGGGCGGCGCCGGGGGCATCTGGTTCCACGGCGGCACCCACCTCGGCGTGGTCTCCGAGTCCGGTGTCACCGAGGACGGCGCCCGCGCCGTGACGTCCGCGACGTTCACCCTGCCCACCGAGGAGGCGCAGCAGGACGCCCAGGCCGCCGCCACGCTCCGCCTGGTCAACGACGCGCTGCGGGAAGGCCGTGGCCGCTAG
- a CDS encoding alpha/beta hydrolase, whose protein sequence is MRLAPAVTISLGLVGLLAGAVPATASPAPTSARADRADRHQHLDWGACSARQQELNEAGAQCAKVTVPLDYSRPDGRTIQLAISRIKAKAPGERRGILLSNPGGPGGTGLANTLALRPALKDVADRYDLIGFDPRFLGESSPLVCAPAGPPTPPGPTTSARKDFEDSVRSARDTARRCREHGDNTGLLPHASTRNVARDMDAIRAALGERKLSYYGVSYGADLGAVYTQMFPRRTDRMVIDSSTDPAATQYELFRRSGEPLEKSLDEWAGWAARHHGTYRLGRTGAEVRATVQRLLDGAERRPVEIAGQRLNAPVLRLILKQPIQQQENDPALAAIVRDLVDAAAGKQVRPGPELAAMLELLSSPDLADSFVGGAIFMCGDGGWPAGGWPGDPETYWRNSVRSRASQPVFGPYVNGMIAPCAFWGTEPREPGTRIDNGVPVLMLQARRDNNVPYEGGVALHRKLTGSRLVTADIRAHGVYGRGAEGHRPVPCADRAVNDYLRGGDLPATDVTCAAGEVTR, encoded by the coding sequence ATGCGCCTCGCACCCGCCGTCACGATCAGCCTCGGCCTGGTGGGCCTACTCGCCGGAGCCGTCCCCGCGACGGCCTCCCCCGCCCCCACGTCCGCCCGTGCCGACCGTGCCGACCGGCATCAGCATCTCGACTGGGGTGCCTGCTCCGCGCGGCAGCAGGAGCTGAACGAGGCGGGCGCGCAGTGCGCGAAGGTGACCGTTCCCCTCGACTACTCACGGCCCGACGGCCGTACGATCCAGCTCGCGATCTCCCGCATCAAGGCCAAGGCTCCGGGCGAGCGGCGCGGCATCCTGCTGTCCAACCCCGGCGGCCCCGGCGGCACCGGGCTCGCGAACACCCTGGCCCTGCGCCCCGCCCTGAAGGACGTGGCGGACCGCTACGACCTGATCGGCTTCGATCCGCGGTTCCTGGGCGAGAGCAGCCCGCTGGTCTGCGCCCCGGCCGGGCCGCCCACTCCTCCTGGGCCGACGACGTCCGCCCGGAAGGACTTCGAGGACTCGGTGCGGTCCGCGCGGGACACGGCCCGGCGCTGCCGCGAGCACGGCGACAACACCGGGCTCCTCCCGCACGCCTCCACCCGCAACGTCGCGCGGGACATGGACGCGATCCGGGCCGCCCTGGGTGAGCGCAAGCTGTCGTACTACGGCGTGTCCTACGGCGCCGACCTGGGTGCCGTGTACACCCAGATGTTCCCGCGCCGCACCGACCGCATGGTCATCGACTCCTCCACCGATCCGGCGGCCACGCAGTACGAACTGTTCCGGCGCTCCGGCGAGCCGCTGGAGAAGTCCCTGGACGAATGGGCCGGGTGGGCCGCGCGGCACCACGGCACGTACCGGCTCGGCCGCACCGGCGCCGAGGTGCGGGCCACCGTGCAGCGGCTGCTCGACGGGGCGGAGCGGCGGCCCGTCGAGATCGCGGGGCAGCGGCTCAACGCCCCCGTCCTGCGGCTGATCCTGAAGCAGCCCATCCAGCAGCAGGAGAACGATCCCGCCCTCGCGGCCATCGTGCGCGACCTGGTCGACGCCGCAGCGGGCAAGCAGGTCCGGCCGGGGCCTGAGCTGGCCGCCATGCTGGAGCTGCTGTCCTCGCCCGACCTGGCGGACAGCTTCGTGGGCGGTGCGATCTTCATGTGCGGCGACGGCGGCTGGCCCGCGGGCGGCTGGCCCGGCGACCCCGAGACGTACTGGCGCAACAGCGTGCGCAGCCGCGCCTCCCAGCCGGTCTTCGGCCCGTACGTCAACGGCATGATCGCTCCGTGTGCGTTCTGGGGCACCGAGCCCCGGGAGCCGGGCACCAGGATCGACAACGGCGTGCCCGTCCTGATGCTCCAGGCACGCCGTGACAACAACGTCCCCTACGAGGGTGGTGTAGCGCTGCACCGCAAGCTCACCGGTTCACGTCTGGTGACGGCGGACATCCGTGCGCACGGCGTGTACGGGCGCGGCGCCGAGGGGCACCGCCCCGTGCCGTGCGCCGACCGGGCCGTCAACGACTATCTGCGCGGCGGGGATCTGCCCGCCACCGACGTGACCTGCGCCGCCGGCGAGGTGACCCGATGA
- a CDS encoding aminoglycoside phosphotransferase family protein, with translation MYAASSSVSAPPRPLRPHSPSRGPARPAEVPLQGGGPYLAPARAASAPLGTGRTRRAPATANGPLSGRLDLSGPQGAQLRTAIASVHRICPEFHPVQVLRRSGRTVLLVGTTGRSTAVAKCLLDHSSLWTERIRHEIAAYRSFVRHRPPVRAPRLIAADPDDCTLVIERMPGRVAALLRHPAEAPPRADVRAAVGAVHRLNQWRPPNDMFGKPLDYPRRIARFHELGLLTDRDMGDLQKLLHGIAHAYASQPQAMWQFCHGDALLSNVLLSPAGPVLVDWEHAGWYLPGYDLATLWAVLGDAPVARRDISQLAQQAGPAARDAFLVNLMLVLTREIRMCETAVQRTLHDAAPVAPSGSPHPVAVPSGEEQRLLLRRLHDDCQMARRAVRAAVGTR, from the coding sequence ATGTACGCAGCATCGTCCTCCGTGTCCGCCCCGCCCCGGCCGCTGCGCCCCCACTCGCCGTCCCGTGGTCCCGCCCGCCCGGCGGAGGTCCCGCTCCAGGGCGGCGGCCCCTATCTGGCACCGGCGCGCGCCGCGTCGGCGCCGCTCGGCACCGGGCGGACGCGGCGCGCACCCGCGACCGCGAACGGGCCGCTCAGCGGGAGACTCGACTTGTCCGGCCCCCAAGGCGCCCAGCTGCGCACGGCCATCGCGTCGGTGCACCGCATCTGTCCGGAGTTCCACCCGGTGCAGGTCCTTCGCCGCAGCGGCCGTACCGTCCTGCTCGTCGGCACGACGGGCCGCAGCACGGCCGTCGCCAAGTGCCTGCTCGACCACTCGTCCTTGTGGACCGAGCGGATCAGGCACGAAATAGCTGCATACCGCTCGTTCGTCAGGCATCGTCCGCCCGTGCGCGCGCCGCGGCTCATCGCGGCCGACCCGGACGACTGCACCCTGGTGATCGAGCGGATGCCGGGCCGGGTCGCGGCGCTGCTGCGGCACCCGGCGGAGGCCCCGCCGCGGGCGGACGTACGGGCGGCCGTGGGCGCCGTGCACCGCCTGAACCAGTGGCGTCCGCCGAACGACATGTTCGGCAAGCCGCTGGACTACCCCCGGCGGATCGCGCGCTTCCACGAGCTGGGGCTGCTCACCGACCGGGACATGGGCGATCTGCAGAAGCTGCTGCACGGCATAGCGCATGCGTACGCGTCGCAGCCGCAGGCCATGTGGCAGTTCTGCCACGGCGACGCGCTCCTGTCGAACGTGCTGCTCTCCCCGGCAGGTCCCGTGCTCGTCGACTGGGAGCACGCGGGCTGGTACCTGCCCGGCTACGACCTGGCGACGCTCTGGGCGGTTCTCGGCGACGCCCCGGTGGCGCGCCGCGACATCAGCCAGCTCGCCCAGCAGGCGGGCCCGGCGGCGCGCGACGCGTTCCTGGTCAATCTGATGCTGGTGCTCACGCGCGAGATCAGGATGTGCGAGACGGCGGTGCAGCGCACCCTGCACGACGCCGCACCGGTGGCACCGTCGGGCTCGCCCCATCCGGTCGCGGTGCCGTCCGGCGAGGAGCAGCGCCTGCTCCTTCGGCGTCTGCACGACGACTGCCAGATGGCCCGGCGGGCCGTGCGGGCGGCCGTCGGCACGCGCTGA
- a CDS encoding PP2C family protein-serine/threonine phosphatase — MPSHVFADRTAQPPERGAVDALITQTRRLRGEVDAVRREATADHSDPTGRWQRALCDLAVHQLNDLHGHLAQLRDGPPRTHRQHAGAARPEPPAGSLLSRVGSAEWNLLTDEASWSGELYQILGRDPAAPPLSLDELPSLVHPDDHALLTAMVTDCLVDGKPIDGEFRVVRADGGVRQVHMMGEPVLAADGSTASMWAVLRDVSELRRSQLAVSESRDTLQHQRHLAQTEHRLAVELQEAVLPPWHGSLRFPHGGPAGLDLAAHYLPSSSSALIGGDWYDALELADGRMLLSVGDLTGHGVTVTSGMAMLLGALRGMAVAGTQPGQLMAWLNQLLDTSAQPALGSAVCCLYDPERHVLTWSQAGHPAPLLFRDGTGRTLSPPDGVLLGATSGATYEQAEETLRPGDLLLLHTDGLVPRRSRDAATGRLLALAPRFAEARTAQDCVRVTVEEFGVAPREDDACLLVAKVDT, encoded by the coding sequence ATGCCGTCCCACGTCTTCGCGGACCGAACCGCCCAGCCGCCCGAGCGCGGCGCGGTCGACGCGCTGATCACGCAGACGCGCCGGCTCCGCGGCGAGGTCGACGCCGTGCGCCGCGAGGCCACCGCCGACCACAGCGACCCCACAGGCCGCTGGCAGCGCGCCCTGTGCGACCTCGCGGTCCACCAGCTCAACGACCTGCACGGCCACTTGGCCCAGCTGCGGGACGGCCCGCCGCGCACGCACCGGCAGCACGCCGGTGCCGCGCGGCCGGAGCCGCCCGCGGGCTCCCTGCTCAGCCGGGTCGGCAGCGCCGAGTGGAACCTCCTCACCGACGAGGCGAGCTGGTCCGGCGAGCTGTACCAGATCCTCGGCCGCGACCCCGCCGCTCCCCCGCTCTCCCTCGACGAGCTGCCCTCCCTCGTGCACCCCGACGACCACGCGCTGCTCACCGCGATGGTCACGGACTGCCTGGTCGACGGCAAGCCGATCGACGGCGAGTTCCGCGTCGTGCGCGCCGACGGCGGCGTCCGCCAGGTGCACATGATGGGCGAGCCCGTCCTCGCCGCCGACGGCTCCACCGCCTCCATGTGGGCGGTCCTGCGCGACGTCAGCGAGCTGCGCCGCAGCCAGCTCGCGGTCAGCGAGAGCCGCGACACGCTGCAGCACCAGCGGCACCTCGCCCAGACCGAGCACCGGCTCGCCGTCGAGCTCCAGGAAGCCGTACTGCCGCCGTGGCACGGCTCCCTGCGGTTCCCGCACGGCGGCCCGGCGGGCCTCGACCTGGCCGCCCACTATCTGCCGTCGTCGTCGAGCGCCCTCATCGGCGGCGACTGGTACGACGCCCTCGAACTGGCCGACGGCCGGATGCTGCTGAGCGTCGGCGACCTCACCGGCCACGGCGTCACGGTGACGTCGGGCATGGCGATGCTGCTCGGCGCGCTGCGCGGCATGGCCGTCGCGGGCACGCAGCCGGGCCAGCTGATGGCCTGGCTCAACCAGCTCCTCGACACCTCGGCGCAGCCCGCGCTCGGCAGCGCCGTCTGCTGTCTGTACGACCCCGAGCGGCACGTGCTGACCTGGTCCCAGGCCGGGCACCCCGCCCCGCTGCTGTTCCGCGACGGGACGGGGCGCACCCTATCGCCGCCCGACGGCGTGCTGCTCGGCGCGACGTCCGGCGCGACGTACGAACAGGCCGAGGAGACACTGCGCCCCGGTGACCTGCTCCTGCTGCACACGGACGGCCTGGTGCCGCGGCGTTCCCGAGATGCCGCGACCGGCCGACTGCTCGCCCTCGCACCGCGCTTCGCCGAAGCGAGGACGGCTCAGGACTGTGTGCGCGTCACGGTCGAGGAGTTCGGCGTGGCCCCGCGTGAGGACGACGCCTGTCTGCTGGTGGCCAAGGTCGACACGTAG